GGTCTTTATGAAGGCCAGTGACAAAGAGATGGGCATGGAGTTGGGTTAGTGTTCTTAAAGTGGTACAAGACCTGAACAGAGGCATATAGAGTGTCattattcttgtttttgaacAACTTAACAAGGTGTACTTATTTAGTTCTAGAGTCTTGTTGAACTTTAACTCAATGTCAGAGCATGGAAGTGATGGGACAACAAAAAAGGGGTTTTAGGGAGATGAGCAGTGCACTGGAGACataggaaaagaaagagagagagatgtacaTTGTACTGTGAGAAAGAAGGCCAAAAGTTATATAATAactcttgctttttttttttttttttttggctgaatataaTAACTCgtgattgatttttattaaccGGCTCTTTGTATTCAACTACTACGGTCTATTTTTAGTTAACTGTCTAATCAGTGGCGATGTCATGTTCAGTCCAGGGTGTTCTGAACACTctgaactgaaaaaaaaaaaatttatatatataataattaaaattttttttatttatttacccttaaaaaaaattaagaacgctctcaatcaaaattataaacagcctcaaattaaaaaaaaaaaaaattatttgttctactttcaagcaaaaaaaaaaaaaaaaaaaccccaaaaaaaaaatttgaactaaaatctataaaagaaaaaaaaaattgtaacagagcaaGCAGCAAGCAcacggattctcaaaaaaaaaaaaaaaaaaacaatggacGGCAAGCCCAACATCGGATGACGATGCAATATTTCTGCAAGATTTTTATgacaataaattgaaaaaatcttgcatttttgttgtttgtaacTAAGGCTGATAAGGagggagaggaagagatttgTTAGGAAGAGAATGAAGAGACTGAGAAGGGCGGAGAGGAAGAGActtgcaagagaaaaaaaaaaaaaaaaaagataggaaaaagagagaacctCTGAAGAGTCTGGACGTGTAGATGAGAGATGATTAGCTAGGAACTGGGAAGGTATAAGTCAAGGCATTGGGAAAGTAAGAGAAGTTTAAATGTGTGGATGAGAACCATTCTAgacaatattaaaaaagaagaagaagaagaagaagaagaagaagaaaaaattggtggaaaggaaaaaaataaaggaaaaactGGATTGGGCTTGGGCAATTTAGGAATTTATAATTTCCTTTTATCAAGTAATTTCTCATCATGTCACTTTCTCTTCTGGTACTCattgattgatatatatatatatatatatatatatatatatatttatagctTGAGTCAAATTAGATTATCTAcattattgtttctcaaaaaacgATTATCAGCATATGGGATGTGTTCTAGtgcaactaataaataataatttaattaatcaataattaattggaagaagtaactaataaataataattaataatctaattaaccaatacattataaaagacaaacaaattaaattatttaggctaaacaacaattaataattttataattaatgaaacaacaatataacaaattatagtttataaaagacaaacaaattaatgaaacaactaaacaacaataattaataattttattaatatttcaaatgaacttatagtttattgttttttcttttgctagaCTTAtagacaaatatttgataagaaaaccacgtagaaggcaattgtaaagtttatgtatttgcgtgttttttttatttttatttttattgttgttattgtcaatatacaaaattttctttttattaaattgtgtaatttatgcttgttaaggaacaccctgaaaaaaattcctagagttgCCACTGTGTCTGATGGTTTTTTTTGGACGAGAACTAGTAGAtggttaaataaaaaatgtggagtttaatttttgtttgtataaaaaattgattgatttttttttaatagaactgattggtgtcttgatctaatgataaagagttattatcaagAGCAAATGCCATATGTTGaacttatcttaaaaaaaaaaaaaaaaatcctttatcTTTTTGGGGCTTGAATGGAGGGGAGTTGTatccgcctacaccaaaaacttattGATATCTTGAtataatgataaagagctattattatAAGCAAATGCAATAAGTTGaacttatcttaaaaaaataaaaataaaaaacaactatcATCTATTCTCTTTTcccttctataaaaaaaaaaaaatgtattctcTTTTAGAGCTTGAATGGAGGGGAGTTGTATTAGGCTTGAAATATGGAAAGATTATATGGCCCAaagcaccttttttttattttttggtattgtATGGGCTGAAGTATTTTTGAAGCAGCGAACCATATCTTTTGAACTGTTCTCttcattttgggctttttttttagggtatttGTTATAATTATATGCCCCTCTATGGTATATTTACGATATTagcaataattttatatataatatatacaacCGCCCTAATAGACCGCCCCTTCTGAGCATGCCCTAATAGACCGCCCCTTATATTTACAAAGTTTCTAACTTGTTCCAGGAAAAAAAGTTTCTAACTTTAACTCTGAGTTTGAGACTTCTTATATTCATCAAACATTCATCCAaaagtttcataatttttttttttttttttttttacgttcaTCAAAAAGTTTGAGACTATCAAACATTCATCAAAAATTTCATACGATTTCCTACGTGTTTAtagaaaagggaaagaaaattctTTGATTTCCTGAAACAATGGAGATGGTGGGGTTTCGATATGATCCTACAGATGAAGAGTTGATGAAGATTTTAATGAAGAAGGTCGACGATGCTGAACAAACTCACCTAAATCatcattttgattttattgtgAATGATTGTGAGGTATATGGCAAAATTCCTCCATGGGAAATATATGATTCTCATACCCACTATCATTTACACACTTTCCACCGCAAGCTCTATGTCTTCACCGACCTCAAAACAACAACCGGCAATCGTGTGTGCAGGGCTGCCGCTTGCGGAACCTGGCTTGAAAAAAGCAAGCCCAAAAGAATCTATGATTCTCAGGGCAATGTTATTGGGATCGACAGGATGCTCTCTTTTAAGGCCAAGGATCTTCATTCGGGCAAACTCAATAAAACTAATTGGATAATGCACGAGTTCTCCTTGGCGAATCAGGAATTTGGAAGAATCAACACAGTCCTCTGTGTCATCTATAAACTAAACAAAGGGTCAGGGTCAGATTGTGAGGAGGCCAACGGAAGAggtctcaaaagagctttttcTTCTACTACTGCTGGTGAAGAGTTCTCATGCTTCAATACAAATGCTGCTGCTGTGATTTCACTTGAGCCTGAGCCTGAGCCTGAGCCTATGATGCCTAGTGCTGATGATGAAGAGTTTGCTGCATGGGTTTCTGGATGTTTTTCTTCTACTGCCGCTGTAGCTGAAGAGGCCTCAACCTTCAATACAACTGGTGTGATGTCACATGGACAAGAAGATGCCCAAGCCCAAGAACACAAAAAAAGACGGTTGGATGCTGATACTTTTACGGATGAAGATTTTGCTGCATGGGTAACTGATCCCACATTCCCAGATGAACCATTGAGTCAAATATTTTCTGATCTCCCACCCCTGGTTGAAGTATGCAGTCAATCCAAATCAGACTCTGTTGCTGATGCTGATTTTGATGCATTAATTACTTCATTAATTTCTGATCCGGCACAATCCGATGAAGCATGGAGTAAAATCTTTTGTATATgagaattctttttcttctcttttagtcTTGCACagattttttgttcttctcttttcAGTTTATAGTTAGCATGTCTATAGTTAGAACTCTGGCAAATGAGTTGTTGGCAATGTAGCTTAAGAATTGAAGGATTGTacaaaaacttgttttgatgGTGAAGTAGCTATTTGTCAACTCAAAGTTATAAACTTCTTTTGCTTTCTTCTCTTATTTGCAATCTTTATGTTTTGATATATAAATGTGTTGTGAAGGTTTAGATATAATGTGACTCTATTATTTCTTGGTTTcatttatcacatttttttttcattctctttcccTCTTAGCAATACTTGGATGCTAttggttaggtttttttttttttttttttttttttcaatgattgATTTTAAGGTGCAATTCCAATTTCCCTTGTAACTAAAGATGATTTCTGGTCACTCTAAGCACCTTGTCAATTGAATGAATACGTATGGAAGCTTGAAATTTCTCTTTTGGGAATTAGTTTAAAATCTACTCATAGTTTCATTGCCTAATAGTAGCTAGAAGAAGTTTCACAGCAAGGGTATTATTCTAGAACTGTTTATGAAGGTTGCCCATAATTGTTTCAACATTATCATCATCATAGCATCATATTATGTGGCATTGTGAGTATTCTAGGGAATTATGGTATATGGGTTTGTGCCTATTTGGCTTGCAATGGGTTATGCCTCGCCGTGTAGTGGACTTGCTGGCTGGTTGGACAGGTCGGTGTGGTAAGTTCAGGGGAGGCAATTGCTGGAAGGCCATTCCTTTGTGCCATATGTGGATCATTTGGTGTGAATGGAACAATCGGGCTTTTGAAGGAATTAGAACAGAACGCAGAACAATGGAGCTCAAGATGATTATTTTAagatctttgtttttgttttgactgGATGGCTGAAACATCTATGTACTTGAGAtccagttttttcaattttctagacTCTTGTAATATGTCATAATTCTGCAGTTCCAGTACACAGCTTGTGTACCGGAGgtgcatttatttattctaattaattttcttatttacctataaaaagaaaataataattggaATCTCCTCCCCTTTTTGTCTTTGTGTGTGCAGgatgataaaaattatttatggtttttatAGTATCTGATGCTCTCTCACTATTTTCTTCCTCAACTTCAGTCTTGATGTTTATGAGAATCCTCAACTTCCGCTGCTCTTTTTCTTATGCTACATGAACAATCATGGATTTTCAAACCTGTAATTTATTTGGCTAGTATTCCTATCACCCTATTTGTATTGATGCAGTTCCCCTTTTTTGTTGCCGTGGCAATTTCAACTTACAGACCTAGCATCTTTGATAGGAAAATGAAGCGTTAGTTTTAACATATTCATTATTTGTGTTTTACTTATATCATGTACTAGTGTCCAGTTAATAACCGGCATATACCAACCAAACATGaagatttttctctctttatacttTTTCTCAGTTATCCAAATAATGGGACAttctctccttttctttgttGAGATGTCTCTCAGCCTTTATTAGATAATCCCCACAATCACAAGACCCAATGAAATGTTGAGACTCAAGACATTTAAAATCGGCTGAAACATCAAGAAAGTGCTGCTCAAAGTCTTCTTTGTAAACAGAAGAACCTAAATCCGTTAGATCTTTATAATATTCCTCATTAAATCCCTACTTATAACTTCACTATTCCTTTCTAGATGAACAAACTCAAGAAGTGTATCCTGAAGCCTAGTCTGGGGAATGACAATATCTTATTTGAATACCCCAATCGGTAGTAAATTGATAAGTGTTTATTCTTGTATCTGTATATGTATTGAAGCCTAAGTATTCTTGGCAGCCATATAATCTGTTGTAACAATACATGACAGTAAGTATAATAAACTTCAACCAACTCTAAGAATTATAACCAAAACTACTGTAGAATTGTCTTCAACCAATGATAGTCGTTTAGAATATTTATGTCATAGGAAGGGAATGATAACTTGCACTGCTAGGTATAAACTTCTGATGCTTTGGACGACATGTAGTGTGCACAGTTGTCTTATTGCTTGACAAAGAACGACCTGTTGAGTTTGAGTGAGCTCTTGTTTTGTAGCATAATCACCAGCATAATCTTGTGCAACATGTATTGTCTCAACAGTGAATAAGCTGGAGAAGTTTACCTAGACTTCTTTTAGGAAGGTGTAGGTGACAAGTTCAGATGCTTTTTATATGGTAGGAAGGATGTCAGTGCTCATAGTTAGTCAAGAGTCTTGgatattagaaaatata
This genomic stretch from Quercus robur chromosome 4, dhQueRobu3.1, whole genome shotgun sequence harbors:
- the LOC126722028 gene encoding protein BEARSKIN1-like, with the protein product MEMVGFRYDPTDEELMKILMKKVDDAEQTHLNHHFDFIVNDCEVYGKIPPWEIYDSHTHYHLHTFHRKLYVFTDLKTTTGNRVCRAAACGTWLEKSKPKRIYDSQGNVIGIDRMLSFKAKDLHSGKLNKTNWIMHEFSLANQEFGRINTVLCVIYKLNKGSGSDCEEANGRGLKRAFSSTTAGEEFSCFNTNAAAVISLEPEPEPEPMMPSADDEEFAAWVSGCFSSTAAVAEEASTFNTTGVMSHGQEDAQAQEHKKRRLDADTFTDEDFAAWVTDPTFPDEPLSQIFSDLPPLVEVCSQSKSDSVADADFDALITSLISDPAQSDEAWSKIFCI